The Gemmatimonas sp. UBA7669 genome contains the following window.
GCACGGACAACCAGCCCTATGAGCGCCGCGCCAGTGTCGACGGCGTGCAGAAGCGCGACGTGTATCTCGTGGATGCGCGCAGCGGGGAACGCACGCTGGTGAAGCAGGCCGTGCGTGGTCAGGCCTCACTCTCGCCCGATGGCAGCCACGTGATGTTCTGGGACGACGGCAACTTCCACAGCTACAACGTGGCCACGAAGGTCATCACCAACATCACCGCGGGCGCCCCCACGTCGTTCATCGACACGGAGGACGACCACAACGTCGACCGTCCGTCCACGAGCGTGCTGGGCTGGAGCCGCGACGGCAAGTCGGCGCTCATCAGCGACAACTACGATGTGTGGCGCGTGGGCATGGCGGGCAAGAGCTGGACCAATCTCACGGGCAACGGGCGTGCCCAGCGCATCCGCTACAGCCGGTTCATTCCGCTCGATCCGCGCGAGCGGGACCTCGACCTGACGAAGCCGCTGTACATGGCGGCCATGCAGGCCCGCACGAAGAAGGAGTCCATCGTGCGCATCGATCCGGGCAAGCCCGGCGCGGTGTCGGTGACCGGGTGGCGTGATGCGCGCCACGCCCCCATGAAGGCGCGCGATGCCAACGTGTGGGTGGCGTCCATTCAGACCACGACGCGCTTCCCCGACTACTGGCGGGTGAGCTTCGGCGCAGCGGCGCTGACCGACTCGGTACGGCTCTCGGACGCCAACCCCGACCTCAATGGCGTGCGCTGGTCGTCCGGTTCGCGCCTGGTGAGCTACGTGACGGAGAAGGGAGACAGCCTGCAGGGTGCGCTCATCCTGCCGGCCGGCTACGAGGAGGGCAAGAAGTATCCGACGCTGACGTTCATTTACGAGTTGCAGTCGGACAACCTCAACACCTTCTGGTCGCCCAACTTCTCGAGCTCACCCAATGCGCTCATCGGCGCGCACACCTCGCGCGGCTACGCGGTGTTCCTGCCGGACATCGTGTACAAGATCAACGATCCGGGCATGAGCGCGGTGTGGAGCGTGGTGCCGGCGGTGAAGGCGGCCATTCGCACGGGCGTGGTGGACAGCGCGGCCGTGGGCCTGCACGGCCACTCCTGGGGCGGCTATCAGACCTCGTTCCTGGTCACGCAGACCGACATGTTCAAGAGCGCGGTGGCCGGCGCGCCGCTCACCGACATGGTGAGCATGTACAGCTCGGTGTACTGGAACACGGGCAACACGAACCAGGGCATCTTCCAGAGCTCGCAGGGCCGTTTCAAGGGCAACTTCCTCGAGAACAAGGACGCCTACGAGCGCAACTCGCCCAACCGCTTTGCCGACCGCATCAAGACCCCGCTCATCATCCTGCACGACGACAAGGACGGCGCGGTGGACTTCAATCAGGGCATCACGTTTTACAACACGCTGCGTCAGCTGGACAAGGACGTGATCCTGCTGGAGTACGTGGGCGAGAACCATGGCCTCGCGCAGATGAGGAACCGCAAGGACTACTCGCTGCGCCTGATGGAGTACTGGGACAGCTACCTCAAGGGCGAGCCGGCACCGGAGTGGCTGAGCAAGGGTATTCCGCGGCTCAAGATGGAAGAGCATCTGCGGGAGATGAAGAAGAAGCTCGAGGGGAAGAAGATCGCGATGTGAGTCGGGCGGCTTGTGGAGGCGACTCACGTGCTGTGAACGGCACGTGATCCACAGCCGTGCGACGTGAGTTCTGCGTTGTGGGTGTGCGTGGTGCATTCGTCGGCACCACGCCATCCGCCCGCTGATGTAAGGATTCGTTCTGCCCGTACATTGCTTGGGTATGACATTGCCTGTGCCGTCTCCCGCCCCGCCCCGTTCGTTGGACCTCGCGCGATTGCGCGCCGGTGACGCGGAGGCGCTTGCCGCCTGTTACCACGCCCACGCCGGCCGTCTGTTGCTCGTGGCCTATCGCCTCACCGCCAGTTGGGCCGACGCCGAAGACGTGGTGCACGACGCCTTCGTAGCCCTGCCCGAGGCCCTGGCGCGCTACGAGGAACGCGGCCAGTTCGCCGCCTGGCTGTCCACGCTGACGCTGCGGCTTGCGCTCATGCGCCAACGCCGCGAGTCGCGGTTTGCGGCGTTGGATGCGGCCACCGAGCCCAGTGTGGCCGCTGCGGCCCCCGAACACATCGTGCCGCCGCGCGTGCATGCGGCCCTTGCTGCGTTGTCGGCACCACTGCGCCACGTGTTCGTGCTGCGCACGGTACATGACCTCACCCACGCCGACATCGGCGCCCTGCTTGGCATCTCCGCCAATGCGTCGGAGGTGCGATTCCACCGCGCGGTGAAAGCCCTGCGCCGGACCCTGGAGATACCCGTATGACCACCCAGCACCACGACGACCTGCCGCCCGACGTGGCGGCGCTGGTCCGCGATCTCCACGCGCTCCCCACGCCCGAGCCTTCGGATGCCCTGCACCGCCGCATCGCCGAAAGCCGCGTCAGCGGCCTGCGCGTGCTCGTTCCGGATTCGCCGACAGCCGACGCTGGCGTACGCGTGCGCCGCTGGCCCTGGGTGCTGTTCACCGGGTGTGCGGCGGGGCTGCTCGTCTACCTGACCCTGCCCTACAGCGATCTGGACTTCGGTGGTCGTCGTGATTCGACCGCGCCCTCACTGGGTACTGCACCGGGTGCGTCAACTTCCAGCACGCGCACTTCGTCGAATGCCTCACACGTTTCCGACCTCTTCTCGCCGTGGCCAAGAGTGGCCTATGCGCAGCGTGCGCCGGGTTCGCGTCCGGCGGCGTACGCGCCAATGGGCGGACTTGAGCCGCAACGTGTGCAGCTGGGGCAGCGCAGCTACGTGCGGCTCTCCGCGAGTGCGTATCACGAGACCCTGCCCCATGAGGCGTTCACGCTGGTCGTGGACACAGTGCGCCTCGGTTCGGCACGGGTATTCCGGCTGGTCACATCACGACTCGCTCCTCATCCAATTGACCGAAACGTTCGCGTTCCGCTGGTTGATACGCTCTGGTTGAATGCGACCACCATGCGCCCCATTCGACGGTTTTATGCCGCCGGCGCCCTGTTGATTCATCAAGAGTTCACGGACAGCTCCTTCGTCGAGTTAGACTCCATCAATCCGGCAGTCATACCCGACTCACTGCGCAAGGCCCGTGTTCCCTTTCGGATGCGGACGACCAAGGTATTTGGTCGCCAGCGTCCCTTCGTCATTAGCGAAAGCATGATGCTGGTACTGCTGCAGGCGCTTCCGCTGAATCGCACATGGACGGGCAGCATCGGCGTGCTTGACGGAGACAACCGAATGTTCGCGATCGGCAAACCGGACTTCCGTAATGTGCGCGTCGATGGCACCGATACGCTGCAGACGTTTTCCGGTCGATTTCCCGTATGGAGACTGATCGTGGAGAACGGCGTCAATGACGAAACGTGGCTGGTCAGTCAGAACTCTGGCGAAGTTCTGCGCACAAACGGACCGTTTGTGGCGGAGTATCCGAACTCTGAACTGCACCTCATTGGCGGTTTTCGGGAAAAGGTGCGAGTGGCGCCGCAGAAGCGCCCGTAGTTCCGAAT
Protein-coding sequences here:
- a CDS encoding RNA polymerase sigma factor — translated: MTLPVPSPAPPRSLDLARLRAGDAEALAACYHAHAGRLLLVAYRLTASWADAEDVVHDAFVALPEALARYEERGQFAAWLSTLTLRLALMRQRRESRFAALDAATEPSVAAAAPEHIVPPRVHAALAALSAPLRHVFVLRTVHDLTHADIGALLGISANASEVRFHRAVKALRRTLEIPV
- a CDS encoding S9 family peptidase, with translation MFPPPRRRVATLPFLLSAAVLAAPSLALRSVHAQGAPPAASGPARAMTPTDIAAWKTLRGATLSNDGAWFAYIQAPNEGDAEVIVRQTAEGGKVHRFAIGEAPAAGGGPGGGGTPGLQLSGDGKWVAMLVYPKAADAKRLRQQRRPIQTKALVVNLATGEQKEFERVRRIELGGDSPRWLAMHAYGPDAPAGGGGAGGGGGPAPGAPGMGGNLFGGGGGGGGTGTDLLLHELGTSTLFNVGNVSDFAFDDKARWLAYTIDARERIGNGVQLRDLNTGVVQSLDADKALYRRLAWSDTLPALSWLKGTVDSAATDTTWAALAISDVGRSNRRVTVGAGGNATLPNGMEVSPDRTPRWTERMDGLVFGLRVATVPVPRSERLEDDERPTLILWHGKDARLQSQQLVQEQADRGFSFVATLFPETGKVVQLTDEVVRTGTLGARDRWLLGTDNQPYERRASVDGVQKRDVYLVDARSGERTLVKQAVRGQASLSPDGSHVMFWDDGNFHSYNVATKVITNITAGAPTSFIDTEDDHNVDRPSTSVLGWSRDGKSALISDNYDVWRVGMAGKSWTNLTGNGRAQRIRYSRFIPLDPRERDLDLTKPLYMAAMQARTKKESIVRIDPGKPGAVSVTGWRDARHAPMKARDANVWVASIQTTTRFPDYWRVSFGAAALTDSVRLSDANPDLNGVRWSSGSRLVSYVTEKGDSLQGALILPAGYEEGKKYPTLTFIYELQSDNLNTFWSPNFSSSPNALIGAHTSRGYAVFLPDIVYKINDPGMSAVWSVVPAVKAAIRTGVVDSAAVGLHGHSWGGYQTSFLVTQTDMFKSAVAGAPLTDMVSMYSSVYWNTGNTNQGIFQSSQGRFKGNFLENKDAYERNSPNRFADRIKTPLIILHDDKDGAVDFNQGITFYNTLRQLDKDVILLEYVGENHGLAQMRNRKDYSLRLMEYWDSYLKGEPAPEWLSKGIPRLKMEEHLREMKKKLEGKKIAM